The Thermococcus sp. MAR1 sequence TGTAACCAATCTTCTCGACGAGCTCACGCCTCTCAGCTTTCTGTTCCTCGGTCTCTATCTTGTTTGCCGCTTTGCCGTCAACGACGCCAAGTACAGACCTTCCAAGATCGGTCTCGGCAACGAT is a genomic window containing:
- a CDS encoding adenosine-specific kinase, whose product is IVAETDLGRSVLGVVDGKAANKIETEEQKAERRELVEKIGYKID